The following proteins are encoded in a genomic region of Lemur catta isolate mLemCat1 chromosome 10, mLemCat1.pri, whole genome shotgun sequence:
- the FPGS gene encoding folylpolyglutamate synthase, mitochondrial isoform X1, with protein sequence MSQAASHLRAALSLAAVSARGATTRGAARRRLSAWPVPQEPSMEYQDAVRMLNTLQTNAGYLEQVKRQRGDPQTQLEAMELYLARSGLQVEDLDQLNIIHVTGTKGKGSTCAFTECILRNYGLKTGFFSSPHLVQVRERIRINGQPISPELFTKYFWRVYHRLEETKDSSCVSMPPYFRFLTLMAFHVFLQEKVDLAVVEVGIGGAYDCTNIIRKPVVCGVSSLGIDHTSLLGDTLEKIAWQKGGIFKQGVPAFTVLQPEGPLAVLRDRAQQISCPLYLCPPLEALEEGGPPLMLGLEGEHQRSNAALALQLAHSWLQQQDHQGTGELKASRPSLLWQLPLAPTFQPTSHMRLGLRNTEWPGRTQVLRRGPLTWYLDGAHTSSSVQACVRWFRQALQGRQRLSAGPEVRVLLFNSTGDRDSAALLKLLQPCQFDYAVFCPNLTEVSSTGSAADQQNFTVTLDQVLLRCLEHQQHWNRLDEEQASPDLWSTPSLEPGGPASLRLVPHPPHSCSASSLVFSCISHALQWISQGRDPVFQPPRPPRGLFAHPVAASGASVLQEAVAIHVLVTGSLHLVGGVLKLLEPSLSQ encoded by the exons GATGCGGTGCGCATGCTCAACACCCTGCAGACCAATGCTGGCTACCTGGAACAGGTGAAGCGCCAACGGGGCGACCCCCAGACACAGCTTGAAGCCATGGAGCTGTACCTGGCACGGAGTGGGTTGCAG GTGGAGGACTTGGACCAGCTGAACATCATCCATGTCACTGGGACCAAGGGGAAG GGCTCCACGTGTGCCTTCACTGAATGTATCCTCCGAAACTATGGCCTGAAGACTGGATTCTTTAG CTCTCCCCACCTGGTGCAGGTGCGCGAGCGGATCCGCATCAACGGGCAGCCCATCAGCCCCGAGCTCTTCACCAAGTACTTCTGGCGCGTCTACCACCGGCTGGAGGAGACTAAG GACAGCAGCTGTGTCTCCATGCCCCCCTACTTCCGCTTCCTCACGCTCATGGCCTTCCACGTCTTCCTCCAAGAGAAG GTGGACCTGGCAGTGGTGGAAGTGGGCATTGGCGGGGCTTATGACTGCACCAACATCATCAG GAAGCCTGTGGTGTGTGGAGTCTCCTCTCTTGGCATCGACCACACCAGCCTTCTGGGGGACACGTTGGAGAAGATCGCATGGCAGAAAGGGGGCATCTTTAAG CAAGGTGTCCCTGCCTTTACTGTGCTCCAGCCCGAAGGTCCCCTGGCAGTGCTGCGGGATCGAGCACAGCAGATCTCA TGTCCTCTCTACCTGTGCCCACCGCTGGAAGCCCTGGAGGAAGGGGGGCCACCACTGATGCTGGGCCTGGAGGGAGAACACCAGCGGTCCAATGCTGCCTTGGCCTTGCAGCTGGCCCACAGCTGGCTGCAGCAGCAGGACCACCAGG GCACTGGGGAGCTGAAGGCGTCCAGGCCGAGCCTCCTGTGGCAGCTGCCCCTGGCACCGACGTTCCAGCCCACATCCCACATGCGGCTCG ggctTCGGAACACGGAATGGCCGGGCCGGACGCAGGTGCTGCGGCGCGGGCCCCTCACCTGGTACCTGGACGGCGCGCACACCTCCAGCAGCGTGCAGGCCTGCGTGCGCTGGTTCCGCCAGGCGCTGCAGGGCCGCCAGAGGCTGAGCGC GGGGCCAGAGGTGCGTGTCTTGCTGTTCAACTCCACTGGGGACCGGGACTCCGCGGCCCTGCTGAAGCTGCTGCAG CCCTGCCAGTTTGACTATGCAGTCTTCTGCCCCAACCTGACAGAGGTGTCATCCACAGGCAGTGCAG CAGACCAGCAGAACTTCACAGTGACACTGGACCAGGTGCTGCTCCGCTGCCTCGAACACCAACAGCACTGGAACCGCCTGGATGAGGAGCAGGCCAGCCCGGACCTCTGGAGCACCCCCAGCCTGGAGCCTGGTGGGCCGGCGTCTCTGCGGCTGGTGCCTCACCCGCCCCACAGCTGCAGCGCCAGCTCCCTCGTCTTCAGCTGCATCTCCCACGCCTTGCAGTGGATCAGCCAGGGCCGGGACCCTGTCTTTCAGCCACCCCGTCCCCCAAGGGGCCTCTTTGCCCACCCTGTGGCAGCTAGCGGGGCCAGTGTACTCCAAGAGGCTGTTGCCATTCACGTGCTGGTCACGGGCAGCCTGCACCTGGTGGGTGGTGTCTTGAAGCTGCTGGAACCCTCCTTGTCCCAGTAG
- the FPGS gene encoding folylpolyglutamate synthase, mitochondrial isoform X2, with the protein MSQAASHLRAALSLAAVSARGATTRGAARRRLSAWPVPQEPSMEYQDAVRMLNTLQTNAGYLEQVKRQRGDPQTQLEAMELYLARSGLQVEDLDQLNIIHVTGTKGKGSTCAFTECILRNYGLKTGFFSSPHLVQVRERIRINGQPISPELFTKYFWRVYHRLEETKDSSCVSMPPYFRFLTLMAFHVFLQEKVDLAVVEVGIGGAYDCTNIIRKPVVCGVSSLGIDHTSLLGDTLEKIAWQKGGIFKQGVPAFTVLQPEGPLAVLRDRAQQISCPLYLCPPLEALEEGGPPLMLGLEGEHQRSNAALALQLAHSWLQQQDHQGTGELKASRPSLLWQLPLAPTFQPTSHMRLGLRNTEWPGRTQVLRRGPLTWYLDGAHTSSSVQACVRWFRQALQGRQRLSAGPEVRVLLFNSTGDRDSAALLKLLQPCQFDYAVFCPNLTEVSSTGSADQQNFTVTLDQVLLRCLEHQQHWNRLDEEQASPDLWSTPSLEPGGPASLRLVPHPPHSCSASSLVFSCISHALQWISQGRDPVFQPPRPPRGLFAHPVAASGASVLQEAVAIHVLVTGSLHLVGGVLKLLEPSLSQ; encoded by the exons GATGCGGTGCGCATGCTCAACACCCTGCAGACCAATGCTGGCTACCTGGAACAGGTGAAGCGCCAACGGGGCGACCCCCAGACACAGCTTGAAGCCATGGAGCTGTACCTGGCACGGAGTGGGTTGCAG GTGGAGGACTTGGACCAGCTGAACATCATCCATGTCACTGGGACCAAGGGGAAG GGCTCCACGTGTGCCTTCACTGAATGTATCCTCCGAAACTATGGCCTGAAGACTGGATTCTTTAG CTCTCCCCACCTGGTGCAGGTGCGCGAGCGGATCCGCATCAACGGGCAGCCCATCAGCCCCGAGCTCTTCACCAAGTACTTCTGGCGCGTCTACCACCGGCTGGAGGAGACTAAG GACAGCAGCTGTGTCTCCATGCCCCCCTACTTCCGCTTCCTCACGCTCATGGCCTTCCACGTCTTCCTCCAAGAGAAG GTGGACCTGGCAGTGGTGGAAGTGGGCATTGGCGGGGCTTATGACTGCACCAACATCATCAG GAAGCCTGTGGTGTGTGGAGTCTCCTCTCTTGGCATCGACCACACCAGCCTTCTGGGGGACACGTTGGAGAAGATCGCATGGCAGAAAGGGGGCATCTTTAAG CAAGGTGTCCCTGCCTTTACTGTGCTCCAGCCCGAAGGTCCCCTGGCAGTGCTGCGGGATCGAGCACAGCAGATCTCA TGTCCTCTCTACCTGTGCCCACCGCTGGAAGCCCTGGAGGAAGGGGGGCCACCACTGATGCTGGGCCTGGAGGGAGAACACCAGCGGTCCAATGCTGCCTTGGCCTTGCAGCTGGCCCACAGCTGGCTGCAGCAGCAGGACCACCAGG GCACTGGGGAGCTGAAGGCGTCCAGGCCGAGCCTCCTGTGGCAGCTGCCCCTGGCACCGACGTTCCAGCCCACATCCCACATGCGGCTCG ggctTCGGAACACGGAATGGCCGGGCCGGACGCAGGTGCTGCGGCGCGGGCCCCTCACCTGGTACCTGGACGGCGCGCACACCTCCAGCAGCGTGCAGGCCTGCGTGCGCTGGTTCCGCCAGGCGCTGCAGGGCCGCCAGAGGCTGAGCGC GGGGCCAGAGGTGCGTGTCTTGCTGTTCAACTCCACTGGGGACCGGGACTCCGCGGCCCTGCTGAAGCTGCTGCAG CCCTGCCAGTTTGACTATGCAGTCTTCTGCCCCAACCTGACAGAGGTGTCATCCACAGGCAGTGCAG ACCAGCAGAACTTCACAGTGACACTGGACCAGGTGCTGCTCCGCTGCCTCGAACACCAACAGCACTGGAACCGCCTGGATGAGGAGCAGGCCAGCCCGGACCTCTGGAGCACCCCCAGCCTGGAGCCTGGTGGGCCGGCGTCTCTGCGGCTGGTGCCTCACCCGCCCCACAGCTGCAGCGCCAGCTCCCTCGTCTTCAGCTGCATCTCCCACGCCTTGCAGTGGATCAGCCAGGGCCGGGACCCTGTCTTTCAGCCACCCCGTCCCCCAAGGGGCCTCTTTGCCCACCCTGTGGCAGCTAGCGGGGCCAGTGTACTCCAAGAGGCTGTTGCCATTCACGTGCTGGTCACGGGCAGCCTGCACCTGGTGGGTGGTGTCTTGAAGCTGCTGGAACCCTCCTTGTCCCAGTAG
- the FPGS gene encoding folylpolyglutamate synthase, mitochondrial isoform X3 yields MKGARSLAASRPVAEKFYWEAAMEQQCPRGRPFLAKTGSFQDAVRMLNTLQTNAGYLEQVKRQRGDPQTQLEAMELYLARSGLQVEDLDQLNIIHVTGTKGKGSTCAFTECILRNYGLKTGFFSSPHLVQVRERIRINGQPISPELFTKYFWRVYHRLEETKDSSCVSMPPYFRFLTLMAFHVFLQEKVDLAVVEVGIGGAYDCTNIIRKPVVCGVSSLGIDHTSLLGDTLEKIAWQKGGIFKQGVPAFTVLQPEGPLAVLRDRAQQISCPLYLCPPLEALEEGGPPLMLGLEGEHQRSNAALALQLAHSWLQQQDHQGTGELKASRPSLLWQLPLAPTFQPTSHMRLGLRNTEWPGRTQVLRRGPLTWYLDGAHTSSSVQACVRWFRQALQGRQRLSAGPEVRVLLFNSTGDRDSAALLKLLQPCQFDYAVFCPNLTEVSSTGSAADQQNFTVTLDQVLLRCLEHQQHWNRLDEEQASPDLWSTPSLEPGGPASLRLVPHPPHSCSASSLVFSCISHALQWISQGRDPVFQPPRPPRGLFAHPVAASGASVLQEAVAIHVLVTGSLHLVGGVLKLLEPSLSQ; encoded by the exons GATGCGGTGCGCATGCTCAACACCCTGCAGACCAATGCTGGCTACCTGGAACAGGTGAAGCGCCAACGGGGCGACCCCCAGACACAGCTTGAAGCCATGGAGCTGTACCTGGCACGGAGTGGGTTGCAG GTGGAGGACTTGGACCAGCTGAACATCATCCATGTCACTGGGACCAAGGGGAAG GGCTCCACGTGTGCCTTCACTGAATGTATCCTCCGAAACTATGGCCTGAAGACTGGATTCTTTAG CTCTCCCCACCTGGTGCAGGTGCGCGAGCGGATCCGCATCAACGGGCAGCCCATCAGCCCCGAGCTCTTCACCAAGTACTTCTGGCGCGTCTACCACCGGCTGGAGGAGACTAAG GACAGCAGCTGTGTCTCCATGCCCCCCTACTTCCGCTTCCTCACGCTCATGGCCTTCCACGTCTTCCTCCAAGAGAAG GTGGACCTGGCAGTGGTGGAAGTGGGCATTGGCGGGGCTTATGACTGCACCAACATCATCAG GAAGCCTGTGGTGTGTGGAGTCTCCTCTCTTGGCATCGACCACACCAGCCTTCTGGGGGACACGTTGGAGAAGATCGCATGGCAGAAAGGGGGCATCTTTAAG CAAGGTGTCCCTGCCTTTACTGTGCTCCAGCCCGAAGGTCCCCTGGCAGTGCTGCGGGATCGAGCACAGCAGATCTCA TGTCCTCTCTACCTGTGCCCACCGCTGGAAGCCCTGGAGGAAGGGGGGCCACCACTGATGCTGGGCCTGGAGGGAGAACACCAGCGGTCCAATGCTGCCTTGGCCTTGCAGCTGGCCCACAGCTGGCTGCAGCAGCAGGACCACCAGG GCACTGGGGAGCTGAAGGCGTCCAGGCCGAGCCTCCTGTGGCAGCTGCCCCTGGCACCGACGTTCCAGCCCACATCCCACATGCGGCTCG ggctTCGGAACACGGAATGGCCGGGCCGGACGCAGGTGCTGCGGCGCGGGCCCCTCACCTGGTACCTGGACGGCGCGCACACCTCCAGCAGCGTGCAGGCCTGCGTGCGCTGGTTCCGCCAGGCGCTGCAGGGCCGCCAGAGGCTGAGCGC GGGGCCAGAGGTGCGTGTCTTGCTGTTCAACTCCACTGGGGACCGGGACTCCGCGGCCCTGCTGAAGCTGCTGCAG CCCTGCCAGTTTGACTATGCAGTCTTCTGCCCCAACCTGACAGAGGTGTCATCCACAGGCAGTGCAG CAGACCAGCAGAACTTCACAGTGACACTGGACCAGGTGCTGCTCCGCTGCCTCGAACACCAACAGCACTGGAACCGCCTGGATGAGGAGCAGGCCAGCCCGGACCTCTGGAGCACCCCCAGCCTGGAGCCTGGTGGGCCGGCGTCTCTGCGGCTGGTGCCTCACCCGCCCCACAGCTGCAGCGCCAGCTCCCTCGTCTTCAGCTGCATCTCCCACGCCTTGCAGTGGATCAGCCAGGGCCGGGACCCTGTCTTTCAGCCACCCCGTCCCCCAAGGGGCCTCTTTGCCCACCCTGTGGCAGCTAGCGGGGCCAGTGTACTCCAAGAGGCTGTTGCCATTCACGTGCTGGTCACGGGCAGCCTGCACCTGGTGGGTGGTGTCTTGAAGCTGCTGGAACCCTCCTTGTCCCAGTAG